One Ancylobacter novellus DSM 506 genomic window, CCGCAGCCCGGAGCGTGCCGCCGCCTGAGACCCGGACTTTCGCGCCGTGAGGCGCACAACAGCAATGACGGCAGCAAATGCCGCTTGTGCCCCCTAGGAGAGGACCCGCCCATGAATCTCGCACGCACGATCTGCGTCACCGGCGCGCTCGCGCTCGCTCCCCTCGGCCTTGCCCCCGCGGCGAGCGCGCAAACGGTGCTGCGCTCCGCCGACATCCATCCCGACGGCTACCCGACGGTCGAGGCGGTCATCTATATGGGCCAGCTCGTCAAGGAGCGGACCGGGGGGCGTCTCGACATCAAGGTCTTCAACAACGCCTCGCTGGGCAGCGAGAAGGACACGATCGAGCAGACCCGCTTCGGCGTCATCGACATGAACCGCGTCAACACCGCGCCGTTCAACAACCTCGTGCCGCAGACCCAGGTGCTCGGCCTGCCCTTCCTGTTCCGCTCCGTCGACCACATGCACAAGGTGGTGGACGGGCCGATCGGCGACGAGATCCTCGCCGCCTTCGAGCCGCACGGCCTTGTCGGCCTCGCCTTCTACGATTCCGGCGCGCGCAGCTTCTACACCACACGCAAGCCGATCAAGTCGGCCGCCGATCTCAAGGGCATGAAGATCCGCGTGCAGCAGTCCGACCTTTGGATCGCCATGATGAAGGCCTTCGGCGCCAATGCGACGCCGATGCCGTTCGGCGAGGTCTATTCGTCGCTGGAGACCGGCGTGGTCGACGGGGCCGAGAACAACTGGCCGTCCTACGAATCCTCGCGCCATTTCGAGGTGGCGAAGAACTACACGCTCACCGAGCACTCGCTGGCGCCAGAGGCGCTGGTGATTTCCAAGATCAGCTGGGACAAGCTCTCGCCGGAAGACCAGAAGATCGTCCGCCAAGCAGCCAAGGACTCGGTGGCCAAGATGCGCGAATTGTGGGCGGCCCGCGAGAAGGCGTCCGAGGACAAGGTCCGCGCCGCCGGCGTCAACGTCATCACCGTCGACAAGGAGCCCTTCATCGCGGCGATGAAGCCGGTCTATGACAGCTTCGTCAGCGATCCGAAGATGAAGGATCTGGTGGCCCGCATCCAGGCGGTGAAATGAACGCGCCGCTAAATCCGGCGAAGGCCGGCTGGTCCGCCCCCGCCACTGGCGACGAGGGGGCCGCGTCGAATAGGGAGGCGCGGCACCGGATGGGCGCGCTGCGAAGAA contains:
- a CDS encoding TRAP transporter substrate-binding protein; this encodes MNLARTICVTGALALAPLGLAPAASAQTVLRSADIHPDGYPTVEAVIYMGQLVKERTGGRLDIKVFNNASLGSEKDTIEQTRFGVIDMNRVNTAPFNNLVPQTQVLGLPFLFRSVDHMHKVVDGPIGDEILAAFEPHGLVGLAFYDSGARSFYTTRKPIKSAADLKGMKIRVQQSDLWIAMMKAFGANATPMPFGEVYSSLETGVVDGAENNWPSYESSRHFEVAKNYTLTEHSLAPEALVISKISWDKLSPEDQKIVRQAAKDSVAKMRELWAAREKASEDKVRAAGVNVITVDKEPFIAAMKPVYDSFVSDPKMKDLVARIQAVK